In Phyllostomus discolor isolate MPI-MPIP mPhyDis1 chromosome 2, mPhyDis1.pri.v3, whole genome shotgun sequence, the following are encoded in one genomic region:
- the CREBL2 gene encoding cAMP-responsive element-binding protein-like 2, translated as MDDSKVVGGKVKKPGKRGRKPAKIDLKAKLERSRQSARECRARKKLRYQYLEELVSSRERAICALREELEMYKQWCMAMDQGKIPSEIKALLTGEEQSKSQQNLNRHTKAGKTDANSNSW; from the exons GTGGTTGGAGGCAAAGTGAAGAAGCCCGGCAAGCGTGGCCGAAAGCCAGCCAAAATCGACTTGAAGGCAAAACTTGAGAGGAGCCGGCAGAGTGCAAGAGAGTGCCGGGccagaaagaaactgagataTCAGTACTTGGAAGAATTGGTATCCAGTCGGGAAAGAGCCATATGTGCCCTCAGAGAGGAACTGGAAATG tacaAGCAGTGGTGTATGGCAATGGACCAAGGAAAAATCCCTTCTGAAATAAAGGCACTACTCACTGGAGAAGAGCAGAGCAAATCTCAGCAGAACTTAAACAGGCACACGAAAGCTGGGAAAACAGACGCTAACAGCAATTCCT ggTGA